A segment of the Chryseobacterium scophthalmum genome:
AATCCTGTTAATATTTTCAATATTAACAGGTATTACAATATGTATAGTTCAATTGGATTTCCAATACTTAATTTTATACATATTTCGCATTATTAATCATATTTTTGAGGCTTATTATCTTGTTTGTGTCAGTATTCTATTTGTTTTACTTACATTAATAACATATCATTTAAAGAAATCTAGAAGTCTCATTTTTATTTTTTTTATAAGCTTTATGTTTGGGGTAATATTTTATGAATATGATTTAAGATCAATTTTCATATATAAAAGCCAACCCCTAGATAGAAATTTTTATACATATTTTATATCTTGTACAATTACAACAATCATTGGATATATAATGTTTAAAAAAACATGGAAATATATTGAGGATGAAAAATAAAATAATTCCATTTCTTATACTTATGTCAGTTTTTATTTCTCAGAAAAAGCATTAAATACTATTTTAAACCGCAGAATAATCTGCGGTTTTTATTTTGCTTAATACACTTTCCAAAATCCCTTTAAGGATTATACCAAAAGCTCCTGTCGATTTACACAAATCCACAGGAGCTTTTAGAAAAAGCAGGCTTGCTTTTTTTGAATGTACGCCTGCTTTTTAAAATTGGTTACTTAGCTTTTTTAAACTTCATTATAGGAAGCATTTCTTTACGAGTAATTTTGAATGAAAAGCTATTTGATAATTACAACTCTTTTCTCATCATCAAATCTGTCTGTTCTTCATCACCAAACTTAAAAATATGTTTGTCAAATTCTACAAAACCATTCTTTTTATAAAACTGAACGGCTCTGTGGTTTTCTTCCCAAACGCCTAGCCAAACATATTGAAGATTTTTATTTTGTGCAATTTCCAATGCTTTGTTATATAAAATCTGCCCAACTTTCTGACCGTGATAGTCTTTTAAAACATAAATCCTTTCAACTTCAAGGGAGTTTTTATCCTGTAATTCAGTTTGTGCATCCCCTGAATTGACTTTCAAATAGCCGAAAACATCACCAACATAGATAGCAAAGAAAAATTCAGAATCTTTATTTTTAAGTTCTGACAGCAATTTTTCTTCAGAAAATTTCTCGTTAAGATATTTTTCCATGTTTTCTGCACTGTTATAGGGCGAAAAGGTTTCGAAAAAAGTCTTTTTTGCGATGCGCTGAAGCTTTTCAATATCGTCGATTTTAATTTTTTCAATGACTATATTTTCCATACTTATCTTATCATTTTATTTTTAATTGTATAAATCACACCTTCTTGCCCATCAAAATCGAAGCCTTTTTCATATCGAAGCCCGACTTTTTCTAAAACTTTTACAGATGCTGTATTTTCTTTCATTGCTCTTCCTACAATTGTTTTTAAATTTAATATCTCAAAACCATAATCGATGCAGGCTTTTGCACTTTCTGTAGCAAATCCCTGATTCCAGAAATGCTCAAAAAAACGGAAACCAATATCAGTTTCATCCAATTTTTCATCATATTTTAATCCACACCAACCGATAAATTGTTGGTTTGATTTATCGACAACCGCCCATCTTCCAAAACCATTTCTTTGGTAATCTGAATAGTTTTCCAGAAAAACTTTAGCCTCTTTAATATCTTTAAAAGCAGAATTTCCGGTATATTTTATAACGTTTGGATTTAAATTTAATTCATAAAAACTTTCTGCATCACTAACTTCAAATTCTCTAAGCAAAAGACGGTCGGTTTCTAGTATTAATTTCATGGTAAATATTTGAATTTTAAAGATAATAAATAAAAAAAGCGATCCAAAGACCGCTTTCAATATTATATTTTGTTTGCTTTAATTCTTCGGGCAGACATATTGAGAAAACGTTTCACGAGCATAAATGCTGAAATTGTTAATCCTAATCCAAGTGCGATCCACATCCCGAAAGCACCCATTTCCAGTGTTACACAAAGAAAATATCCTAGAGGAATTGTAATTAACCAATACGCAATAAACGTAATAATTGACGGGATTTTTACATCCTGTAAACCTCTCAACATTCCTAAAGCTGTTACCTGAATTCCATCAGAAAGCTGGAATAATGCAGCAATAATCATTAATTTTGAAGCCAACATAATTACTTCTACTTCTTCGGGTTTTGTGAAAAATGTAGGTAAAATATTTCGTGCTAAAATAAATATAACTCCACAAAAACACATAAAAAGAAATGCTATTTTTAAATTGTTAATTCCTATTTTTCTTAATTCCACAAAATTTTGTTCACCCAATTTTCTACCAATCATAACCGTTGAAGCCACACTAAAACCAATACATAAATTAAAGGTAAATGACGCCATACTCAAAGCAATCTGGTGTGAAGCAATATCGTGAGATGAAATCAGTCCACAGATAAACGCTGCTCCTGCAAAAGCCGTTACTTCAAAAAACATCTGCAATGCAGTAGGGAAACCTAATCTCACCATTTTTTCGAACATTTTCTTAGAGAAAACCTGCATTTTTAATGAAAAATCTTTGATGTACTGTTTGGTTTTTGGCTCTTTCATTAAAACAAAATAAAGAAAGACTACCATAAAAATTCTGGCAATTAAACTTGCTAAAGCAGAACCTTTTACGCCCATCTCAGGGAAAATCCAAATTCCTTTGATGAAAACATAGTTTAAAACAATGTTGATTACGTTTGCAATAATCGTTGCTTTCGTCACACCAATTGTGTAAGATAAACCTTCAGAAACTTCTCTCAAAGTCTGAAATGCCATAAACGGAACAATGCTGATTGCCATAATCCATAAGAAATCTACCGTATCAGGAATAATTTTTGCCGGCTGACCAGAGTGATAGAGTAGCGGTAATCCTAAAAATAAAATCAACATCAGAATAATTCCGACCGACATATTGATGATAAAACCGTGACTGAAAACAGAGTTAATCGTTTTGTGATCATTTCTGGAATGTGCCTCAGAAACCAGTGGCGGAATGGCAAAAGAAAAACCTAATGCCAAAACAAACATCGAGAAAAACACGGCATTTCCCAAAGAAACCGACGCCAAAGCATCTGCTCCCAAGAGTTTTCCTACAATGATATTATCAAAAAGGTTGACAGATACCTGTCCCACTTGCGTAAGCATTACCGGAAGAGCCAGCGTTAAGGCTTCTTTCGTGTAATTTTTATTTAAAAAGCTCATAATAGTTCAAAAAAAATTTGCAGTATAGGTACTGCAAATTTTTATAATGTATTTTAATTAATAATTAAATTATTTTCTAACAAAACTTGCAACGTCCTCTTCGGAAACCGTAGCTCCTCCAAGAATAATTAATCTTTCCACAACATTTCTCAGTTCTCTGATATTTCCAGTCCAGGAAAGGGCTTTTAATGCGTCAATTGCAGACTCATCAAATTTTTTCAAAGCAGTACCGTGCTCATCAGCAATCATTCCCGAAAAATGGCTTACCAAAAGACTGATATCTTCTTTTCTGTCATCCAAAGGCGGTACATAAATCTCAATTACAGAAAGTCTGTGATACAAATCTTCTCTGAATCTTCCAGCTTCAATCTCTGTCTGCATATTTTTATTGGTTGCAGCCAAAACTCTTACATCAACTTTGATTTCTTTGTCGCTTCCTACCGGAGAAACTTTGCTTTCCTGCAATGCTCTCAAAACTTTTGCCTGTGCAATTAAGCTCATGTCTCCAATCTCATCTAAGAAAATGGTTCCACCGTTCGCTTGTTCAAATTTTCCCTGCTTATCTTTGATAGCTCCTGTAAATGATCCTTTTACGTGACCAAAAAGTTCAGATTCAATCAATTCAGAAGGTATTGCCGCACAGTTTACTTCAACCATTGGTCCTCTCGATCTTTCACTTAAATTGTGAATAGCATGAGCTACCAATTCTTTTCCAGCCCCGTTGGGTCCGGTAATCAAAACTCTTGCATCAGAAACAGCTACTTTCTCGATCATTTCCTGAATTTTCTTTAAAGCCGCAGATTCACCGATCATTTGGTATTTCTTGTTGACTTTCTTTTTCAGGGTTTTATTTTCGGTCTGAAGATTTTTATTTTCTTTTTTTAATGTTTCTTTCACCAAAGCGTTTTTCACACTTGTAATCAATCGGTTGATATCAATTGGTTTAGAAATAAAATCGTATGCACCGTCCTTTAAGCAAGAAACCGCAGAATCAATGTCGGCATGCCCGGAAATCATAATAAAAGTAGTCTCGGGTTTAAGAGCTAAACTTTGCTTTAAAAGCTCAGTTCCGGAAAGTTTTGGCATTTTGATGTCTGAGATCACCAATGCGAAATCTTCTTTCTCTATTTGTTTATAGCCTTCTAAGCCATCGTCGGCAATGACAAATTCATAGTCAGTTAGTTCGTCCGAAAGGATACTGTGAAGTACTCCGGAAATTGCTTTTTCGTCTTCTACAATAAGGATTTTTTGCATAGTTGCAAATTTAGGTATTTTTTGCTTGAGTATTAGCAAATATCATTCCTAAATCTTTAGTTTGAGTAATCTCTTCTTCCAAAAATTGCAGATCCTACACGCACAGAATTGGCACCGCATTCAATGGCGATCGGGAAGTCATCACTCATTCCCATCGATAATGTTTCCAGTTTTTTGATTTGGCTTAGTTCATCAAACAGATTTTTTAAAACTGAAAATTCTTTTTTGATTTGATTTTCATCCTCAGTAAAAGTTGCCATTCCCATTAAACCTGTAATTTCGATATTGGGAAAATCTCCATTAATAAATTTTTGAAATAAATCTTTTGCTTCAGAAATCTCAAGTCCGAATTTTGTGTCTTCTTCAGCAATTTTTACCTGAAGTAAAACTTTTATTTTACGGTTGTGTTTTCCCGCTTCTTTGTTGATTTCATTTAAAACCTTTTCAGAATCTACACTTTGAACGGTATCAACAAACTCTGCAATATATTTTACTTTATTGGTCTGAAGATGTCCGATGATATGCCACTGAATATCTTTCGGAAGGAGAGGGTATTTCTCAACCAGTTCCTGAACTTTATTTTCACCAAAAACTTTCTGTCCCAAATCATAAACCTCTTGAATAGAAGAAACGGGATGCGTTTTTGAAACAGCAACCAATTGTACATTTTCCGGAAGACGGCTTTTTATATCTCTGTAATTTTCCTGAATACTCATAATTGCAAATTTCTGAATTTTAAAATAAATTTTAAGGATTTAAATAATTTTTTAAACCATTAAGGTTTTATTAAGGAGTTAAGAATACTAAGTTGAGCTTTGCTTTTTAAAAATCTATTTGATTTTTCTTAATGATGCTTAACTTCTTAAATTTCCTTAATGGTTCAATTTTAAAAGTTATTATTAGAGATGTCATGCTGAGTGAAGTCGAAGCATACATTATAAGTGAAAAAATATTAATTCAAAATCTCATTGATTTTCGGATAAGCCGAAACTTTTCTGAAAACAAATCGGTTTGATTTCTGTAGTTTTTCGATAAATAAATCAAGCTCATTAATCGAATCTGAATCGTTAAGATATTGATCATGGGTAAGCAAAACCAAATGTCTTGAAGTTTTTTCAAGGTCGTTAAAGAAAATACTGTCTACTTTTTTAAGCATCGCTTCGTGATTTCCTTTTAAAGTCATTTTATTGGTAGGTTTCCATTCCAGATCCCAACCGATTACTTTATAACCTGCGCTTTTTAGCCTGTCTGCAGCTGCAGAAGAACTTTTTATATCGGTAACATTAATATTATTGAGCCTCCAAATATTTCTTCCGGGTGTTCTTGCGATTTTTCCGGGGAGCTTTAAGCTGTCTTTAGCAATATTAAAATCGTTAACTACCGCTGCAGGATTTTTATAAAATTCTGAATATTTGTTGTGTGCATGAGTATGACTGTGATTAGCAAGCTCTATCAAATGATCAATTCTCATTTTTTCGAGATCTTCTTTTTGTTTTCTACTGTCTGTTGCATGTTTCCCGACAAGAAAAGCTGTTGCACAAACGTTTCTTTTGTGTAATATTTTTAAAAGATTTTCGGTGCCGCGATTAGGGCCATCGTCGAAGGTAAGGTAAATTACTCTTTTATCTGTGGGTACATTTTCATCATCTATTCTGGAGACTTTTGCGACGGGAGGCAGTTTGACAAGAACTTTTTCAGTTTCTTTTACTTCGGTTTTCTGGTTGCATCCTGTAAATAGGGTTGATGTTACAGTCATCGCTGTAATCATCCTTAGAAAAGTCTTGCCTACAGACTTTTCCGCAAAAGTTTTTTTCATAAAAATTGATGGAAATTAAGTTGTTAAAAATTGTTAAATTTTACAAATTTTAGTTAACAAAGATAATGCCAATTTTTATATAAATATCACTTTTTAAGGATTTTTTAATTAAAATTATTTAGCTAAATATTTTTTAAGCTGAATAGCATTTTTTACTGCTGCATTTCCCCAAGTGTTATTAAAAAAGATAAAGCCTTTTTTTCCTGATTTTAAGATGTTTTCACTTAAATATTTTATTTCATCTTCAGAATATTCAGATTTATATAGGATTGGTTTTCCGTGTAGACGGTAATAGAATAGTTCAGAATGATTGACAATGAAATCATCAGGAAGGCTTCCGGGAAAACTTACTCCCGAAAAGATTATATTTTTTGAATTTAAAATTTTATAAATCTCATCATGCCACCATGATTCATGACGAAATTCAATGACATTCAAATAATGAAAATCTAAATTATTTAAAATTAACTTAAGATTCTCTTCTGTATTTTTAAACGATGGCGGAAACTGGTATAAAAATCCTGAGAGCTTTTCACTTAAATTATTTTGAATGTGTAAGCAGAATTCTGAAATTTCTTCTTTACAATCTTTCAATCGTTTTTCGTGAGACATTGTTTTAGGAATTTTAATGAAAAATCTAAAATTGTCAGGAGTTTCATCAAACCATTTTTGTAATGTTTTTGCGGTTGGCTTTCTGTAAAATGTAGAATTAATTTCTACAGCATTAAACTCTTTTGAATATAAAATTAAAAAGTCTTTACTTTTAGCATCTTCAGGGTACAAAGAACCTCTCCAATCGTTGTTATAGAAACCTGAACAGCCGATATAGAGATTTGATTTTTTCATAACTCAGTCATTATATTTAAATTTTCATGTTTATTACTTGGAGTTAATATGGTAATAATTTTTTTAATATAAATTCAATTATTTTCTGTTGATATTCAGGTATTTAATAAAATAACCCGTATATTTAGAAATATTAAACAAAAACTCTTAGAATTTCAAAAGGCGTTTTCTGTTATTTACTTTAGAAAGATTTAGATTTTTTTATCAAATATTTAAGAATAATAAAATCAAATCTTTATCATATGAGAACATCTCTAAAAAAATTATTTAAAGCTTTACATTACGCTTAACTAAATATCTCTTATTGGTAATTTACGGTCTATCAAAGCGTTAAAAGTTGTTTTTCTTTTCTTTATTGATACTATATAAATATACATTATTAGAGTGTATTTTAAGAATAATCTATCACTAAAATTATAAAATATGAAAATTTTAAAAAAAAATCTACTCTTATTATTGGTCTTTGTCGCTCTTATTCTTTCGACTTCAGGTCATCATTTTGAAACGGATCTTGCCAAAAAACATCCTCAAATGGATTTAACGGATTTATTTGTTTTCGAATCGAACGAACCTAATAAAACTGTTTTTCTTTTGGATACAAATCCCCAATCTAAAAAAGACAGTTTCAATTTTGCTACTAATGGAATTTATAAATTTCATGTAGCTAATAACAAAGCTTTTACCGAAGGGCAAACTTTTAGTTTTACTTTCAAGGATAATAGAGTGCAGTTTTATTGGGATGGAAATCCTGAAAACGAACTAAGTAAGACGGGAACTCTTGTAGCGCAAGGTCCTGTAAATCGTATTTTGGAGCTTAGTAATGGTATAAAAATCTGGACAGGAACTACACAGGACAATTTCCAGGGAAACGCTGTCGGAGCTGAACTGTTCAAGCATAAAGTGCTTGATGAAGGTGTATATGATTTGTCTGCCTTTGATGTGGGAGAAAAAGGTAATTATTTTGGAATAGGAAAATCGTCGGTTATAGCTTTTGAGATTCCTAATGAATTTTTATCTGATAATATATTTTATTATGCATCTACATCTTTTGAGGAAGAGGCTAATCATTGGCACCAAGTAAATCATATCGCCAATGTATTGTTTCCTCATTTTTACATGGGTTACGACGATAAACTGAGAAGTAAATACGGTTCTCAGGGAGCGGTGGAAGATGATGAAATAAAACAAAATGTCATCAATAATCTTACTAAATACGTTACGACTGCAGGAATTCAAAAAGATCCTAAAGCTTATGTAACAAAATTAACGGAGCGTGTTTATCCCGATATAGTTCCGTATGAAGTGGGTACAAAAGCCTCTTATACAGTAGATAAATTTAACGGAAGACCATTGCTTGATGATGCTATGAATGTGTCTTTAAGGCTTTTGGTGGGTTCCGAAACTGCTTTAGACGATCAGGTAAGTGTAAAACCAGAAAGATATCAAACCAATTTTCCTTTTACGATACCAATAGATAATGATTACATTAGTGCTTCACAAAAATCGATTGCAGTAAATGTAGAAAATCAAATTGGAACCGAAAAAAATAACACTCAAAAAACAAACCCTGAAGCTCCTTTTAATAATTGGATATATTATATTTTAGGTGGTTTATTTATACTATTACTTATCTATTTTTTTACAAGAAAAAAGAAATAATATAGAATATTTTAATAACTAAATCAAAAACTTCTCACTCTAATCAGAGTGAGAAGTTTTTATATCTAAATCCACAGAATTTAATCGTAATGAATTTAAAATCACCGATAAAGAACTAAGACTCATTGCCGCTGCCGCAATCATTGGAGATAATAAAATTCCGAAAAATGGATACAACAATCCTGCTGCAACCGGGATTCCTAAAACATTGTAGATAAAAGCAAAGAACAGGTTTTCTTTAATGTTTCTCAAAAGTTTTTCGCTTAATATTTTTGCTTTGGCAATTCCTAAAATATCCCCTTTCAGTAACGTAATTTCTGCAGTTTCTATTGCAACATCGGTTCCTGTTCCCATTGCAATTCCGACGTTGGATTGTGCTAAAGCAGGAGAGTCGTTGATTCCGTCTCCGGTCATGGCTACGATTTTTCCCTGTTCCTGAAGTTTTTTTACTTCATTCAATTTATCTTCAGGAAGACAGCTTGCTTTGTAATTTTTGATTCCTAATTCATCTGCAACAGCTTTTGCAGTATTTTCGTTGTCACCGGTCATCATAATCACTTCAATTCCTTCATTCATTAAATGCTGAACAGCTTTTCTGGAACTTTCTTTAATTTTATCGCTGAAACTTACAAAACCTAAAGTCTCATTTTCTTGAGCAATATAAGAAAGTGTATGTGCTTTAGACTGAATTTCTTTAGCTTTTAATTTTAAACTTTCCGGAATTTGAATTCCATTAGAAACTAAAAGATTTTCGTTTCCTAAATAAACCGTTTTACAATTGATGATTCCTTTCACTCCTTTACCTGAAATATTTTCGAATTTTTCAACTTTTTCGGCTGAAATATGATCAGCTTTTGCTTTCTTGATGACAGCACTTGATAGAGGATGTTCTGAATTTTGATTTAAAGAATATGCTAGTTTTAAAATTAAATTTTCAGAAGAATTATTAATGGTTTCGATATGTTCTAAAGATGGTTTTCCTTCAGTTAAAGTTCCTGTTTTATCTGTGATTAGAACATTTACTTTATGCATTAATTCAAGAGCTTCTGCGTTTTTTATAAGAATTCCGTTTTTAGCGCCTTTACCAATTCCTACCATCAAAGACATTGGAGTAGCCAATCCTAAAGCACACGGACAAGCGACAATAAGAACCGCAACCGCATTGATAAAAGCAAATAAAGTTTTCTGACCTTCAGGACCGAAAATTTGCCATAAAATAAAAGTAACAATAGCAACAATAATAACGGTGGGAACAAAAACTTTAGCCACTTTATCGGTCAGTTTTTGGATCGGAGCACGGCTTCTGCTTGCATCATTTACCATTTTTATGATCTTCGAAAGCAAAGTTTCATCACCTACTTTTTCTGCTTTCATTAGGAAAACCTGATTTCCGTTAATTGTTCCAGAAGTTACCTGGTCATCAATATTTTTCTCAACAGGAATCGGTTCTCCAGTAATCATACTTTCGTCAACTACAGAATTTCCTTCGATTATTTTTCCGTCAACAGGAATTTTTTCGCCTGGTTTTACTTTCAATATATCTCCAATTTTCACCTCAGAAAGCGGAACTCTTTTTTCTTCATTATTTACCATTACATTGGCTTCATCAGGAGAAAGATTCATCAATTCTTTGATGGCATTTCCTGTTTTTTTGTGCGCTAAAGCTTCCATTAGCTGACCTAAAATAACCAAAGTCAGAATAACGGAAACTGCTTCAAAGTATAATGGTGCTTTTTGATTGTGACCTTGTATCTCATGAGGAAGCAGATCTGGAAAAACTAAAGCAACAATGCTGAAAATAAAAGCTGCAGCAACACCTAGAGCAATTAAACTGAACATATTCAGGTTCCATGTTTTAAATGAAACCCAACCTCTTTTCATAATAAACCACCCGGAATAAAATAAAACAGGAATTGTTAAAATCAATTCAAAAATCCCCTGAATATCATGTGAAAAAGGAAAATCGATCAACATTCCACCCATCGAAAGAATAAAAACAGGAATGGTGAAAACCAAAGAAATAATAAATTTTCTTTTTAAAATAAGATAAGTATCATCAGTTTCTTCTTCACCTTTTTCGGGATATTTTACCAGATCCATTCCGCAAACCTGGCAACCAACATTGCTGTCGTAAGTTTTATCACCTTCACAAAACATTGGGCAGTAATATCTTCCTGCCATATCATCCGTAACTTTTGGGGTTTCGTGTTGTTGATGATTGTGGTGATGGTGATGTGAATGGGAAGCTGAATTTTTAACCAGATCTTCGGTAATTTCTTCTAAATGCATGTGACAAACCGGGCAATCTGTTTTTTCTTCGTACACTTTATCGCCTTCGCAGAACATCGGACAATAAAAGCTTCCGACATGGTCTTTGAAATTTTCAGGCAAGTTGGTAGAAGAATACGTCGGTTTATGATTAGGATCTTTTGCTAATTTTTCCTCGATCGGAACCAAATACATATTACAATCTGGACATCTTTTTCCCTGTTGGAAATATACTTTATCGCCCTCACATTCCATCGGACAATAATAAACGGAAGAAGGCGAAACCCGGTCTTGAGGTTTTACAAATGTGTTTTCGGGTTTATTGGGATCTTCTAATTTATAATTTCCAATTTCTGAAAGTGTTTTATTCAGCTCATTCAGATCGATTTCTGCATCAGAAGTGATCTCAACAGAGCTGGTGTCAAGATTGACATCAGCTGAAATTCCGTTTGCACTGTTCAGTTTTTCTGAAATCTTTTTCTGACAACCAGAACAGGTCATTCCGAGGATATTATATTTTTGTAGCATAAGTCATAATTTATGTTACAAATTTCCAAAATATAGATTGAAGACTGTTACAGATTTAAGGATAATTGTTATAAAATTTTGTGGTTGAAATTTTATAAATAATATTAATGAAAAAACTTAGTTGTTTGATTTAAAATAGGATAACCTGATTTATACAGTGGTTCAGTTGTTTTCAAACAAGATTTTATTGAGCAATTTTTTTAATGTCTGTTACTTCTAAAATTTGTTTTGAATAGCCTTTTTCTGAAATATTAATCATTGCTCTACCGACTTCTTGTAGTGTTAATGAGCTTTTCGGAAAAAGTGTAGGGTAGAATGTTCCGAAAATTTTAAAAATAGTCTTTACATTTTTCTGCTCTTTAAAATGTTTCATAAAACCTGGTCGGAAATTATATTGTCCTTTAAAATACAATTTCATTAAGGCATTTTCAGTTTTTCCTTTTACTCTTGCCCACATTATTTTCCCTGTTTCTGTGCTGTCTGTGCTTTTACCGGATATATAATTGAATGTTATATTTGGATTCAAATCCAATAGAGTTTTAGCAAAATGAAGAGTCGTGTCAAAAGTTATTTTTGTGTATTTCTCTTCGTCTAAACCTATCGAACTAATTCCCGCACAATAAAAACAGGCATCATAACCCGTCAATTGATCATGGAAATTGTCTAACTGTAGAAAATTACTGATGATAAGTTCTTTCAGTTTTGGATGTTTTATTCCACAAGATTTACGACTTACGCTTAGTATTTCGGATACTTTATTATTTTGAAGGCATTCAATTAAAACGCCTTCTCCAACCATTCCTGTTGTTCCGGTAATTATTATTTTCACTTTGTTATATTTTGTGTTTTCTTTATTTGGCTTTAAAACTTTGGTCTTTTTATTAATCTTTAGTATCAGTTTCTTGCACCATATCCAAAGATTTTCTGTTGTGAACTTTCAGTTTTTTAAATTCAGTAGGTGTAAATCCTGTAGTGCTTCTAAATTGTGATGATAAATGCTGCACACTTTTGTAGCCCAGTTTTCCGGCAATTTCTGTTAAATTAAATTCATTGTAAAGAAGGAGTTCTTTTACTTTTTCGATTTTCTGAAGAATAAAAAACTGCTCAACCGTAATGTTTTCGTTTTGTGAGAAGGCTTTTGATAATGAACTGTAATCTTTATGGAGTTCTACGCTTAAAAATTTTGACAGTAAAAAGTTTTCATCAATATCAAGTTTTCCGATTTTAATGATGATTAAGTTTTTAATTTTATCGACTAATTGATGCGTTACATCTTTTATTCTTTCAAAACCTGTTTCCTTTAATCTATTTTCAATAAATTGAATGTCTGTTTTTGAAACTTCACCGTCGGTTTCTACTTCACCTAAGCTAATTTGAGTAATCTTTATATTACGTTCGTTAAAAATATTTGAAACTGCAACAATGCATCTTCCACAGACCATATTTTTTATGA
Coding sequences within it:
- a CDS encoding heavy metal translocating P-type ATPase, with the protein product MLQKYNILGMTCSGCQKKISEKLNSANGISADVNLDTSSVEITSDAEIDLNELNKTLSEIGNYKLEDPNKPENTFVKPQDRVSPSSVYYCPMECEGDKVYFQQGKRCPDCNMYLVPIEEKLAKDPNHKPTYSSTNLPENFKDHVGSFYCPMFCEGDKVYEEKTDCPVCHMHLEEITEDLVKNSASHSHHHHHNHQQHETPKVTDDMAGRYYCPMFCEGDKTYDSNVGCQVCGMDLVKYPEKGEEETDDTYLILKRKFIISLVFTIPVFILSMGGMLIDFPFSHDIQGIFELILTIPVLFYSGWFIMKRGWVSFKTWNLNMFSLIALGVAAAFIFSIVALVFPDLLPHEIQGHNQKAPLYFEAVSVILTLVILGQLMEALAHKKTGNAIKELMNLSPDEANVMVNNEEKRVPLSEVKIGDILKVKPGEKIPVDGKIIEGNSVVDESMITGEPIPVEKNIDDQVTSGTINGNQVFLMKAEKVGDETLLSKIIKMVNDASRSRAPIQKLTDKVAKVFVPTVIIVAIVTFILWQIFGPEGQKTLFAFINAVAVLIVACPCALGLATPMSLMVGIGKGAKNGILIKNAEALELMHKVNVLITDKTGTLTEGKPSLEHIETINNSSENLILKLAYSLNQNSEHPLSSAVIKKAKADHISAEKVEKFENISGKGVKGIINCKTVYLGNENLLVSNGIQIPESLKLKAKEIQSKAHTLSYIAQENETLGFVSFSDKIKESSRKAVQHLMNEGIEVIMMTGDNENTAKAVADELGIKNYKASCLPEDKLNEVKKLQEQGKIVAMTGDGINDSPALAQSNVGIAMGTGTDVAIETAEITLLKGDILGIAKAKILSEKLLRNIKENLFFAFIYNVLGIPVAAGLLYPFFGILLSPMIAAAAMSLSSLSVILNSLRLNSVDLDIKTSHSD
- a CDS encoding NAD-dependent epimerase/dehydratase family protein; translated protein: MKIIITGTTGMVGEGVLIECLQNNKVSEILSVSRKSCGIKHPKLKELIISNFLQLDNFHDQLTGYDACFYCAGISSIGLDEEKYTKITFDTTLHFAKTLLDLNPNITFNYISGKSTDSTETGKIMWARVKGKTENALMKLYFKGQYNFRPGFMKHFKEQKNVKTIFKIFGTFYPTLFPKSSLTLQEVGRAMINISEKGYSKQILEVTDIKKIAQ
- a CDS encoding helix-turn-helix domain-containing protein, which translates into the protein MKIFIKNMVCGRCIVAVSNIFNERNIKITQISLGEVETDGEVSKTDIQFIENRLKETGFERIKDVTHQLVDKIKNLIIIKIGKLDIDENFLLSKFLSVELHKDYSSLSKAFSQNENITVEQFFILQKIEKVKELLLYNEFNLTEIAGKLGYKSVQHLSSQFRSTTGFTPTEFKKLKVHNRKSLDMVQETDTKD